One Paenibacillus sp. SYP-B4298 genomic window, TTTCCGGGAGTAAAGGCGCTGGATGGCGTCAATCTGAAGGTTAGAAAAGGCGAGATTCATGCACTAGTGGGTGAGAATGGCGCGGGCAAATCTACCTTGATGAAGGTATTGAGCGGGGTCTATCCGCATGGAAGCTATGCCGGAGATATTTTGTTCAAGGGACGGGTCTGCGAATTCAAAACAATCAAACAAAGCGAAGGGATCGGCATCGTCATCATCCATCAGGAGCTGGCGCTTGTCCCGTACCTGTCGATTGCAGAAAATATCTTCCTTGGCAATGAACAGGGAGCCCGCGGCATCGTAGATTGGGGGCGCACCTTCAGCCAGGCCAAGGCATTGATGAGCAAGGTCGGACTGGAGGAATCGCCGGATACGCTCATTACCCATATCGGAGTAGGCAAACAGCAGCTCGTCGAGATCGCCAAGGCGCTTGCTAAGCAGGTCGAGCTGCTTATACTGGACGAGCCGACAGCGGCGCTGAATGAGGATGACAGCGATAATCTGTTGGAGCTGCTGCTTGCCCTTAAGGAGCAAGGCATCTCATCCATTCTCATCTCTCACAAGCTCGGCGAGGTAGCGAAAGTAGCCGATTCGCTGACGGTGCTGCGGGATGGACAGACGATCGAGACGCTGGACATGAAGCGCGATCAGGTAACGGAGGAGCGAATCATTAAAGGCATGGTTGGCCGCGACCTGACGCAGCGGTATCCAACGAGAACGCCACGGATCGGGGAGGTCTTGTTCTCCATCGATAACTGGACAGTCGCCCATCCGCTCCATCCCGAACGAATGGTCATCGACAAGGCCGCCTTACAGGTTCGCCGGGGAGAGATCGTCGGTATAGCTGGATTGATGGGGGCGGGTCGCACGGAGCTGGCGATGAGCATATTCGGCCAGGCATATGGGCGGAAGCTCAGCGGGCGGATGGTGCTGGACGGTAAGGAGGAGCAACTGACGACGATCGATCGTGCGATCAAGGCAGGCATTGCCTATGTTACGGAAGATCGCAAGCAATATGGGCTAATCTTAATGGATGATATTAAACGCAATATTTCACTAGCCAATCTGGGGCGCATCTCACGCCGTCTCGTCATTGACGAGCATGAGGAGATCCGGCATGCCGAGCAATTTCGCAGTCAGATGAATATTAAGACACCGTCGATTCTGCAGAAGACAGGCAATCTGAGCGGGGGCAATCAGCAGAAGGTCGTCCTGAGCAAATGGATGTTCACAGAGCCCAAGCTGCTGCTGCTCGATGAGCCGACACGCGGAATCGACGTCGGAGCCAAATATGAGATTTATTCCATCATCCATCAACTGGCTGATGAAGGGAGAGGGGTACTGCTCATCTCCTCCGAGCTTCCTGAGCTGCTGGGGATGTGCGACAGAATCTATGTCATGAGCGAAGGGCGCATTACCGGAGAGCTGCCGCGAAGCGAGGCGAGCCAGGAACGGCTCATGAAGCTGATGACAGAGAGTGGAGGGACATCATGACAGGATTATCGAAGCTGTTCAAGGCCAATATGAGACAGTACGGCATGTTAGTCGCACTGGCACTTATCATGATTTTATTTCAATTATTATCGGGCGGCATCCTGCTCAAGCCGCTCAACGTGACCAACCTAATTCTGCAAAACAGCTACATTCTCGTTTTGGCGATCGGGATGGTGCTGATCATCATTACGGGACATATTGACCTGTCTGTCGGCTCCGTGGCAGCCTTCATCGGCGCTATCTCTGCGATTCTGATGATTGATCTGCAATGGTCGCCCTATATCGCAGTACCGGTATCACTGCTGGCAGGTGCGTTGATTGGAGCATGGCAGGGGTTCTGGGTTGCCTATGTGAAGATCCCCTCCTTCATCGTTACGCTGGCGGGCATGCTGCTGTTCCGGGGAGCGACGATGATTGTCCTCAAGGGACAGTCGATCTCTCCGTTTCCAGAAGGCTTCCAGAAGATCAGCACCGGATTTCTGCCAGATGTAGCCTCAGGAGCTGCACTGCACACCGTAACGCTCGGCTTGGGCGTAGTGCTGTCGATTATTCTGGTGTTCAGCGAGCTGCGCAATCGGCGTATCCAGCAGAAGCATCACTTCGAGGTGCTTCCGGCAGGGCTGCTAGCCTTGAAGCTGGCGGCGATGATTGCTGTGCTCAATATTTTCACCTACACATTAGCGCGTTATGAGGGAATACCGAATATTTTAATTATTTTGTTCATCCTTGTCGTAGCCTATAGCTTCGTTATGAAGCGCTCCGTCATCGGGCGGCATATCTATGCGCTTGGGGGCAATAACAAAGCGGCAGAGCTGTCGGGTGTGAAGACGAAGCGTGTGACCTTCTGGGTGTTTGTCAACATGGGGGTGCTGGCGGCGTTATCCGGTCTGATCTATGCGGCACGTTTGGGCGCTGCGACGCCAAAGGCCGGCAATCTGTTCGAGCTGGATGCCATTGCAGCCTGCTTCATTGGGGGAGCCTCCGCTTATGGCGGAGTCGGCACTGTGGTTGGAGCTATCATCGGTGGCTTGGTGATGGGCGTCATGAATAACGGGATGTCGCTCGTTGGTCTGGGCATCGACTGGCAGCAAGGGATTAAAGGTCTAGTACTGCTGTTGGCCGTTGGATTTGATATTTATAACAAGAACAAGTCCGGTTAACGTATCAGGACGAAGACTGATAGAATAGGCTAGAGCCACACTCTGCGCACAAGGCGCGCGGGGTGTGGCTCTAGCCTTCTGTCGGTTAGATCGCTGTGCTGTGGCATATGTCTAGCCATAATTGAACCAATGACTCCACACTATTCTTGCTAACGCAGCGGCAGTGAGATATGGAAGGCCGCTCCCTCGCCATAGGAGCTGCTAAGCCGGATGGCTCCTTGGTGGGCTTCGATAATCGATTTCGTGATCGCTAGCCCAAGCCCTGAGCCGCCGTATTTGCGGGTGCGGGATGAATCGCTGCGATAGAAGCGCTCGAAGATCTGGCTGTGATGCTCGGGCTTGATACCTGTACCGTTATCAGTAACGGAGAGCAGGGCGTGTGTGCTGTCCGTGTGCAGGGAGATCGTAATGACGCCACTATGGGCATCGGTATGCTGAACCGCGTTCTGGTAGAGATTCAGCAGCGCTTGCTTGATCTTGTCCGCATCACAGCAGATCGTCACCTGCGGCTGCAGCTCCAGCCGCAATATACGCTCTCCGGCGAGCATTGCAAGCTGTGGCTTCATCTCGGCGATCAGTAGATCGAGCTGCACGGGCTGCAGGGCTAGTGTAGGGCTCTGATCCAGCTTGGCGAGCGCCAGCAGATCCTCGACCAGCCCGTTCAGCCGCAGCGTCTCCCCGTACATGCTGCGCAGCGCCGCACTGCGCTGCTCTGGATGATCAGCCGCGCCGCGCCGCAACACCTCGACGAAGCCGTGGATGGAGGTGAGCGGCGTTCGGAGCTCATGCGAGGCATCGGCGACGAAGCGACGCATCTGCTCCTTCGCCTCGCGTTCAGATGCGAAGGAGTGCTCCAGCCGATCAAGCATGCCGTTAAAGCTGTGGGCCAGCCTTGCCATCTCCTCCTGACCCTGCTGCGGCAGCCGTTCCCCCAGACTGCCAGCATCGGTGCGCTCCACTGCTGCAATGATGTTAGATAGCGGAATGAGGGTGCGCCGAAGCACGGGCAGGTACACGAGCAGCCCCACAACAAGCGCGAGCAGCGCCAGCGCAGTAAAGATTAGCAGTTGGTTGACCAGCACCTCATGCATGCTGCCCGTTTCTAGTCCCATCTGGATGAGCGGCGGCTCACTTCCAGGAGCACGCGGGATGTGACGGAACACAACCAACTGCTCTACGCCGTCCGCATTTGCGATGACCTTGTAAGGAACCGGCTTTCGCTCCCTCAATTGGCTAGAGATCTGCTGATATTCCTGCTCGCTCAATCGTGGGGCAGCCGTCTCATGCTCTGCTCCGAGGTCGGAATAAGCTCCATCTTGCTGAATGACGGCCAAGGAGGTGCCAGGAGGGAGCAGGAAGCGCGGCGCTGATGTCCGTTCCCGCTGCGGCCATGTCAGAGAGCTGCTGTCCGGCGCAGCACGGGGCGTCTCCTCAGTCTCATCAGCGGGTGCGGGCGAGGCTTCTTCAGCGTCGCCAGAGGCGGGAGGGGTTCCAGATGGTATGCGAGTCTCCCCGAATCTGGCTGCGTCCCCAACGCCGCCGCCGACGCGCGCGAGGGACACTATCTGTGCAGCCAATGACTCTGCTTTGCTCCGATATAAGAAATCCTTCATGACAATGTATTGGAAGGTGCCGATTAGCAACAGCAGGGCTGCCAGCACAAGCAATGAACGGACGAGCAGCTCCTTGCGCAAGGAGCCGGAGTGGACAGAGATGCGCTCCTGCTTCATAGATCTACCCTGTAGCCCACTCCCCTTAGGGTGCGTATCAGGCGGTGCTCCTTGTCCCCCAGCTTGTCGCGCAACGAACGGATGTAGACCTCTACAATATTGTCCTCTCCGCCAAAGTCATATCCCCAGACCTTATCCAAAATCGTTGATTTGCTCAGTACAACTCCGTGATGAGCAACCAGAAACTTGAGCAGATCATATTCCGTGGGAGATAGCTTGAGTACCTGTCCGCGATAGTCGATCTCCCGCCCGCCATCATCGATCAGGAATGGACCGTAGGCGAGCTTGCCGAACAACTGAGGAAAATGATTGCGAAGGCGCGCATAAATGCGTGCCAGCAGCTCGCCAAAGCTGAACGGCTTCACCATATAATCGTCAGCTCCAAGCGTGAGTCCCTTGATCCGATCATCCACATCGTCCTTGGCTGTCAGCATAATGACGGCGACATTGCTGCCTTCGCCCTTCAGCAGCCGGCAGCTCTCGAATCCATCAATTCCTGGCATCATCACATCCATAATGATCACATGAGGCTCAAAGCTCTCCGCCAGATGAAGACCCGACAAGCCGTCTGCCGCAGTCTTAACCTCAAAGCCCTCGTTGCTCAGTCCCATCTCCAGAAAATCGAGAATATGCGGCTCGTCGTCGACAAGCAATAGTTTAACACCCTTCACCGTTCATCCACCCTTTATACCTATTAACTGCTTTCGCTTGGTTTGTAATTCTAAGTATAGTGAAGCGGCTAGAGGAAATACAAGTGCGGCTGTCCTTGATGCAGCAAACATTCAGCTTACACTCAGCTTCCATTCAGTCTCGTTTCAGGAGCGGTTGGGACAATGAGGGAAATGGGATGCAGCAGGGGGGAGCCGCAATGGGAAGCGCTGAGCATTTCTACAGTCTGATTCGTCCGTTGCAGGGAGAACTGATGCGCTATTGTCTGTATCTATCCTCTTCCAGGTGGGAAGCTGAGGATTTGTATCAAGATACCTTGTTAAAACTGTGGCGCTATTATCGTACCCGTCATTTCACCTCAATCACTCGGGCTCTGCTTGCAACGACAGCCAAGCGGCTGTGGATTGATCGGCACCGCAAGCAGGAGAGAGCTTCGCCTGCCGTAGCTCTGGAGCAGGTACTGCTCATAGGCAGACATAACGATTATGCTGCCTTGCGGGCGGTACTGGAATGGATGAGCGCCCATCTGTCTGTTCGCCAGCTTCGCCTGCTGGTGCTCTCCGAGGTGTACCGCTACTCCTATCAGGAGATCGCCGAGGAGATGAAGTGCAGCGTGTCTTCTGTCCGAATGATGCTGCATCGCTCGAAGAAGCTGCTGCGTGCTGGCGCTACCGGGCACCCCTTGGCAAGTATGGATCGAAGTGAGGAGATTGATCGCTGGACGAGCGAATTAATCACGGTTGGCACGGAACGGAGTGTTCTAATGCTGGA contains:
- the mmsA gene encoding multiple monosaccharide ABC transporter ATP-binding protein encodes the protein MTELLLEMKGITKEFPGVKALDGVNLKVRKGEIHALVGENGAGKSTLMKVLSGVYPHGSYAGDILFKGRVCEFKTIKQSEGIGIVIIHQELALVPYLSIAENIFLGNEQGARGIVDWGRTFSQAKALMSKVGLEESPDTLITHIGVGKQQLVEIAKALAKQVELLILDEPTAALNEDDSDNLLELLLALKEQGISSILISHKLGEVAKVADSLTVLRDGQTIETLDMKRDQVTEERIIKGMVGRDLTQRYPTRTPRIGEVLFSIDNWTVAHPLHPERMVIDKAALQVRRGEIVGIAGLMGAGRTELAMSIFGQAYGRKLSGRMVLDGKEEQLTTIDRAIKAGIAYVTEDRKQYGLILMDDIKRNISLANLGRISRRLVIDEHEEIRHAEQFRSQMNIKTPSILQKTGNLSGGNQQKVVLSKWMFTEPKLLLLDEPTRGIDVGAKYEIYSIIHQLADEGRGVLLISSELPELLGMCDRIYVMSEGRITGELPRSEASQERLMKLMTESGGTS
- the mmsB gene encoding multiple monosaccharide ABC transporter permease, giving the protein MTGLSKLFKANMRQYGMLVALALIMILFQLLSGGILLKPLNVTNLILQNSYILVLAIGMVLIIITGHIDLSVGSVAAFIGAISAILMIDLQWSPYIAVPVSLLAGALIGAWQGFWVAYVKIPSFIVTLAGMLLFRGATMIVLKGQSISPFPEGFQKISTGFLPDVASGAALHTVTLGLGVVLSIILVFSELRNRRIQQKHHFEVLPAGLLALKLAAMIAVLNIFTYTLARYEGIPNILIILFILVVAYSFVMKRSVIGRHIYALGGNNKAAELSGVKTKRVTFWVFVNMGVLAALSGLIYAARLGAATPKAGNLFELDAIAACFIGGASAYGGVGTVVGAIIGGLVMGVMNNGMSLVGLGIDWQQGIKGLVLLLAVGFDIYNKNKSG
- a CDS encoding sensor histidine kinase; the encoded protein is MKQERISVHSGSLRKELLVRSLLVLAALLLLIGTFQYIVMKDFLYRSKAESLAAQIVSLARVGGGVGDAARFGETRIPSGTPPASGDAEEASPAPADETEETPRAAPDSSSLTWPQRERTSAPRFLLPPGTSLAVIQQDGAYSDLGAEHETAAPRLSEQEYQQISSQLRERKPVPYKVIANADGVEQLVVFRHIPRAPGSEPPLIQMGLETGSMHEVLVNQLLIFTALALLALVVGLLVYLPVLRRTLIPLSNIIAAVERTDAGSLGERLPQQGQEEMARLAHSFNGMLDRLEHSFASEREAKEQMRRFVADASHELRTPLTSIHGFVEVLRRGAADHPEQRSAALRSMYGETLRLNGLVEDLLALAKLDQSPTLALQPVQLDLLIAEMKPQLAMLAGERILRLELQPQVTICCDADKIKQALLNLYQNAVQHTDAHSGVITISLHTDSTHALLSVTDNGTGIKPEHHSQIFERFYRSDSSRTRKYGGSGLGLAITKSIIEAHQGAIRLSSSYGEGAAFHISLPLR
- a CDS encoding response regulator transcription factor, whose protein sequence is MGLSNEGFEVKTAADGLSGLHLAESFEPHVIIMDVMMPGIDGFESCRLLKGEGSNVAVIMLTAKDDVDDRIKGLTLGADDYMVKPFSFGELLARIYARLRNHFPQLFGKLAYGPFLIDDGGREIDYRGQVLKLSPTEYDLLKFLVAHHGVVLSKSTILDKVWGYDFGGEDNIVEVYIRSLRDKLGDKEHRLIRTLRGVGYRVDL
- a CDS encoding RNA polymerase sigma factor yields the protein MGSAEHFYSLIRPLQGELMRYCLYLSSSRWEAEDLYQDTLLKLWRYYRTRHFTSITRALLATTAKRLWIDRHRKQERASPAVALEQVLLIGRHNDYAALRAVLEWMSAHLSVRQLRLLVLSEVYRYSYQEIAEEMKCSVSSVRMMLHRSKKLLRAGATGHPLASMDRSEEIDRWTSELITVGTERSVLMLDGHAGTG